The following is a genomic window from Cryptococcus decagattii chromosome 2, complete sequence.
TTGATGTCAGAGTCTTTCCAGGTGAATTTGATTCTGATATATATGTCCTTGTGCATCTAACCTTTTTACAGTTCACCACGGAATTTATTTCCATTCTGTTCTACCGCCTACCAACGCCGAGCCTGTATGTGACCCTCCCGCCAAGCTCGAACCTGAACCTCTGATCTGCCTGGCATTTGAATTTGATGCCTCTATCATCTACATGTCGGATGTCAGTGGGATTCCTCAACGTACATGGGACAGATTGTTGCACACATCATCTAAAAGGCAGCCGATACTCCCAACTCCAGTTGATTCTCGTGGGGGAGATGAAACTCCTAGAGGAGTGCCTAAAAACCAGTCGATCAGTGACCTCGCGAgtctctccatctctccccACGGGCCCCATCATCTCGGGCGGACCAGAGCTCATAACCTACCGGTGTTGATCGTTGATGCCCTTTGGCCGACGCAAGCACATACCTCTCACTTTTCCCTCGCACAAGCTCTCATTGTGGCTTTGCGTCTCCGCGCTGCCAATACTTACGTCGTCGGCAGTACCCATCCGACATCACATTTTATGTGGGAAGAGATCTGCAATTCGCTGACTGATCGCGGTGGGCGTGACTATGAGGTCCGTGACCATCCTGATGCCGCCCAGGCTGAATGGCTTGTGAAAAAAGTATGGGATAAGGTGTTTGGTGAAGGTGAACATGAGGGGCTAGGCGAGCGATGGATAGAGGAGGGAGGGAGAGTCCAACCTGCTTGGGATGGGCTGGTACTTGAAGTGGGAGGGGAGCAGGGACTGGAGAGGGCTGATTTGATTAGCAAGGGGCTTCTCATTTAAGATGGTGTCTTTTAGTTTCTGCTGTGACGGATAGATCACTAGAGGGGTAGATGTGAATATGCATTGTACGTAGTTGCTGGCCCTGTTGCGACGCTGCCATGTTGGACCCCTCGTTGTAGGCTGTAGAGGACAGGCCAAGGAAAGACAAGGCGATGGCGAGGCGGTGGCGAGGCGATGGCGCGAATGATTTTAGAGAGGTCTGCGGTTGACTGTGTTTTCCCGCAGCCTTCCAACCTCGCACACAGTTTTTGATCAAAAccctctttcttcttcttctccttcttcttcttcttccatcttgaCACCTTTCAGACTGACATGGCACCTACAATCCACTCCTACCACGCTTCACCCCATTACTACCCCAAGAGAGACGTCGCAGAGCAGTTGACGCCCAACGACACACAGAAGTGAGTCGGCTATCTTCTTATTATGACTGGAAGGGCCACCAAGGTTGCCAGCTAAACGGTACTTACTGCTTCAGAGTGACTCTAATAGTCGCTGCATGCTATATCGTTGCTATTGCTATCTGTAGGTGACTATCCAAGCTTTAAAAGCTACCTCGACTGACCCGCCCGAGTAGTGGTATGTAAGATTGTGATTTCCTGGATGCTGGATTAATTAGAGGCGCGTGCACAATTTTCTGGCTGTACACTGTAGTGGTAAGTTTCAACTATGTGTTGGCCAATTCTAGTCCTGTTAATAATTATAGGCATGGTGAGTTCCATAACCTACTCGCTGTAACGAGTTGGTCGATGCAGCAACGGCCTGACCTGGAGATTATAGTACCGATATTAGAAAAACTCATATATCCATTCAAACTCTTGGTATGCGTGGCGTGTTTTTGGATACTGAAGGTGGAAAGCTGACTAGATTCACAGACTGTAGGGTTACATGAAATGTAAGATATACGCTTTTTTCCAGTACAAATGCCCCTCCCTGAATTGAATCATGTTATTTAGGTCGCATGCCTTGGCAGGCGTGAGTTGTGTTATTGCTGTGTCCTGTATTTATTTATCCTCGATCATTCGCCGAGTAGGTCTTGACATGTGCCAcggtggagaagattaCACTTGATCcccaagaaggaggatCGACAAGGATGAGGGGCGCTATCCCAGCGGTATCATTTTATTCCATTTTGGAGGGAGAAGACTTTTGGTTAATTGTTTGAAGATTACGCTGCCTGCTGGATACCTTGGCTCAGCATTCATTGGCGCTTGTCTAGTCTCATGTGTGAGGGTAAAAAAAATCTGAGCCCAGACCCACTGTGATATTTACGCACTCACAGGGATTCGACACGAATGCTTCCAAAGTAGCATGCCTGGTATTGGCTTTCATATGGATTCTCACTCTTTGGTGGGCAAGATCTAGCTGGGTGGCTTGGGCTACAATTGCCTTAATGGTTGGATTGGTCTTGGTGGGTCGAAACAGCTaaggaaggggagagggGCTGACTAGGAGCAGGTGTGTTGGTTGGTGGCTCAGAGTGTCGCGTTGAGGTTTTTGATACTGTTCATTGGGGTCATGTCATGCTTTTATGCGATCGTAAGTCGTAATAGACATCCGCATTGCACGTACTGATGTGTGCGTAGTGGGATATCATTGATGCAAGTGACTACCACCAGAGACGAGGCATCGCGATATACTGATGACGCTATTTCAGGACACTTTGGCACGCAAAGTCAACACTTCTGATGCCTCTGAGTATGCCCATATGATTGGATGCTGCGGCTCTCGGTTTTGGGGTGGGTATTTCTGTGGACTGAATAGTGGGAAATGCGGGCTGATGGGTTTTTAGGCGCTTTCTGGCTCATTATTTCTTGTTGCTGTAAGTCATGGTTTAGACAAGCGATAAACTTGAATGGTTTACCTTTGCATAGTTTTTGCGGCTGGTATATTAGTTGGAATTGCGGCATTCAAAGATGACTGGCAGACACAAGCTGACAAGGCAAGCAATTTCCTTGGTGGTAAATTGAATGTCAATGATTTGCAATTGTGCACTGAGTAACATCACAGGCACCCCTTGATAACTATACCAACCTATAACGAGGTTTTTTTTGTCCTACCATGCATGTACACAGCCGGTTTTTTGTTCCATTTTTTTGTAATTTGATTTCTCAAGCAGGCACACCAAACATGACCTGTTGGACGTAGTCTGCCGCGATACCAGACCAGATCAAGCCGCCTAGCCATCCGTTAGAGCTGAACTTTCTCCAGCAGTCAGGTCTGCTGTCAAAGTTGACTGTTAGGCATTGCCAGGCGAGGTGTGCGGCGGCACCACCGCAAGAGATGAGATAGTACAACGGTCCGAGACCGGCCATGTAGCCAGTAAACGTGAGGAGGGAAACGAATGAAGCGGAAAGGGTGGAGATGACTTGGCGAGAAGTGTCGGGGAATCGCAGGGCCATGGACTTTACACCAGCGATGACATCGTCCTTCTTGTCCTGCAAATCCTTGGTCAGAGTCGTGGATGCATGTTTCATAGTCGTGTAAAACTCACCTGGTGAGCGTAAATGATGTCGTAGGCGACACACCAAGCCGCACCCCCGAGGTACATGGGTGTCGCGATTGTCCAGTCAACAGCGCCGGCAACGGCTGACCACCCGAGAAGAGCACCCCAGTTGAATGCAAAGCCTATAATGAAGGTCGGCGTAGGTTCACAAAGGTTAAAAGTGAGACATTAGTGTGCGTACCTAGCACGACTTGAGGGAAGTATGTGATACGCTTCATGAAGGGGTAGATGACTACCAACCCTAGCGAGGACGCTCCCAGGGCGATACTATTTTTGGATCAGtgtttttcctttcctAGTTGATACCAGAGTGATGGGCAGCTCAAACTCACCTGTACCAGTTGAGTTGGGTTAGCACGGCGAGACCGGCAGTAAGCTGAGCGCCAAGGAAGGTGAGGGCGCCGAATTGAGTAACGTCGCCGGCGGCCAAAGGTCTTGTCTTTGTCCTCTCTACATCCGTGCTATCCAGTAAGATCCGCGAACGTTTCTTCTTTGAAAAGGAATAGGTGACGTACCGACCTTGGCATCCATCTTCCAGTCCCACATGTCATTGATAGTGCATCCTGCACCTCGCATGATGACAGCTCCGACGGCGAAGAGGGACATGTAGAATAGAGGAGTGGTAGGAGGGAGGTGGTGCACGGTGGATGCCATTGTTATGGACCACGCTGGCTACGGGTGTCAGTGACTGCGGTGTAATATGGATAAGTACGAAGGAACACACCGCAGGGCCAgtagagaagaagggagcCGATGGGTTTATCGAGCCTGGTGAGGTAGAGGTAGGGCTTGGCGCCTTGAGCCCATTGCGGGAGAATTTTGTCAAAGACGGTGGGTGCGGGCACTGGGAGTTGTTGCTGCTCCTTGGGCTGGACGAGCTCTGTGGACACGCGGGTGACAGGCGGGTGAGAGACGCGGCGGATGGCAGAAGTGGTGAGCACGCGCTggcggaggaggacggGCAGAGAAAGGGAGGACAGATGTGCTCGGGGGAAGAGACGGGTGCgagagaggaggagcatCGCTGGGAATCCGACGTGGGCGAgtgaaggaaagagacgaGTCGATATTTATCTATTTGTCCATCTTTTTGCTCTTTGGCGGGGCTACGCTTTCCCCTGGTGCCTGGATATATCACATACCATGGCTCTGTAAAATGTATCATGCATATATATGTTGTACAAAAGCCCATGGCCACCCCACCCTCtacttctttccttcctttgcCTCTGCAAACCCTCCGTCAGCATACCAGCCAACACCAACACCAACACTGATAGCGAAACACAAACTCACCTCGTCTCGTGGCGTCCTCCAGCAGCGTAGTGTCCACTGATCGCGCAGCCATCCGTACATACCGCACTACAGACCCTCGAATGAAACAGTTCTTGACCGCCATCTGTCAAAGAACAAGCTGTCAGTATCCGTTGACTGTGGAAGATGTTTTAAGAAAAAGTTGTGTCGGGCGCCGCTGGCGCTTGGAAGCGGGATCGATCCCGAATAGACCGCTCGAAAACTGTTTTTCTCCCAAGATAAGGATAAAAATCGGCCTCCCACCATAACCCTGCCATCTTTCCACTGTATAGAATCCCCACTTTCGAGTTTGGGATCCGTTGAAAAATAGATATGCGCTTACCATATGAGGATGTCTTTCGGGATCCTCCACGCTGATATTATCTAACCGGATGTTGAGAAACCTAGCCAGTAAATGTAAGTACTCTCATCTCCGTGCTTATATCCCAGTAGCCAGGTAACGCTGCATTGAGACGCGGACGGCAGGTGCGATATATAAAAGGTCATAGACCAAAACTCTCGACTTACTGATCCACAGATTTAAGAGTTCCCGTTATTGATAAATCATTCTTGAGCTCAACGGTGATGACCTGGTCGGTAAGCGTCTTGAAGAATCTAGACGGTGAGTAGTTTCAAGTAAGCTGTTGTCCTTATGTGCGCATCTTGGAGGTTTTGAGGACGCATGGAAAGCCGGGTTTGGGGTTTGTTGTTTATCGGTGAGAGAGACTCACGAGAAGATGAGCTGTTTTCGAATGAGCACGTGTGAAAATGGGTAATATTTAACTATAGGGACTCACCATGGCTTTCGGGATGTGCTGATGGCTATGATATGTAGTAATAATTGCAGTATTATTAGTAGAGTGAGTGGGAGTGTGGTGGTTGATGGCCTTTGAAAATTCCACGTCatccctccacctccaccacctcccaACAACAACTTCTTGACTTCTTTCTGCACCacaataaataataatttACCCTCTCACAGATCCTTCTCGCCGCAAGCCATGTCCTCTCCCCCCCACTCCATCCCCCTCTACCTCATAAATGGCGTTGCCACCGTCTGGGATGCACAAAGTATCATTCTTATCCTCTCCAACTCTATACTGAAGCTGACAGCCTTACCCACAGCTGCTGCGACACTCCATTGTGTGCACAATATCTCCGGTTTAAGAGCGGGGACACTGCCTGGCGTAGCCCAGCAAAATGGATTTTTGGGATTGCCCCTGACATTGATGCAGGAAGAGACAGCATACCTTGTTACCCAAGGTAGATTTAAATTCATCTTGGCTTTTCACTTTTGCCGTTTGTTCGTACTaacagaaaaaaaaaaaaaaaaaaaaaaaaaaaaaaggcatCGCCCATCTCGTTCCCCTTGACCCCAGCCCATCTCCGCCTTCCGCCGAAACTATTAAAGCTCATACAGCAGCGCGTATCGCGCGTCTGAAAGCGTTGGAGGAAAGAACAAGAGAGGCGGAAGCCAAGAGGCAGGAAGAATCTAAAAAGGCTTTCGATAAAGGCGGTGAAAAAGCGAGACTGAAACGGGAGGCGAGGGCGAGAGCGAAAGCAGAAAAGGCAAAAGCAAATGGGGAAGGACTGTTTGCGGAGGATGATAAGGAGAATACCATCACTGCTGCACCCGTAATGGCTTCTTCACCGGCAAAGACCAAGGTGAAAATCAAGGAGACTGGCGGCGCGCCTGCTCCTGGCCACTTTCACATTATTCCCTCGCATCCAGTATTGTCTCAACATCCATCCGGATCATCTCGCTCACAATCACAATCTATAACATCCCTCCCCCACCCTCTCTTCCCGTTTCCAACAACCCCTCGCCAACGTGCTCTTCTCGGCGTGTTCGCTGCGCTTCAATCACTTTCATACCGAGTCGGACTCGGTCCCCGATTTGGTGGAGAATGGTTAATTTATCCAGGAGATTACTTGCGGTATCATGCGCATTTTACCAGCCAGGTCATCGTTCGAGATGAACCTATCAAACCGACAGAGATTGTGGCGTGGGGTAGGTTGGGTACAGGCACGAAAAAAGCAGGATTGATATGTTGCTGGGATGATGGAAAAAGACAAGACGGACAGGATAACcaagagggaaaggaagagaatgtAGAATTTTACTCGCTTGAATGGGCCAACTTTGGATAGAtcgtttttcttttctctttttttttttttttgtatAGTACACATTGTACAAAAGTAATGTATGATAGAGCCAAAAGATACATACATTGTTATCGTCCAGGTCTAGGAAGACGAGCAAGAAAGGATCATCCTGATGAGGATCGGATCAACTGGTCGACCAGAGTTGTGTGTCTGTGTGTGTGAGTTTGTGTGTGAGTGAATGATAAAAAAGTGCAAAGGCGGGCTTATTCTGGGATAAAAGTTTAAAAAAGAGTAAAAATGTATCTGTTTCTAGGATTTTTATGCGGCGGAGAGGTTCACAGTGTCAAAGTACGGGTGTTGGAGTGCGCGTTTGGCTGTgcggaaaaaaaaaaaaaaaaaaaaaaaaaaagtggATCAGCTAAAATCACAACTGCCAATAACGGCGCCAAGTTCATACCTGAAATTCGATGAGAAGGGTTATAGACCAAAGTCTGGGCAATCAAGTCAACCCCCTCGGGCTCAAAGCCATGGATGACATCTGCGAGGTCGACGGGATGCCATTGAGGAAAAGTAGGCTTGTAGTCAGGCAAGCCTCCGACTCCGGGCCAAACATCTTCGTCGGGTGTACCGAGAACTCTGCGGTTAGGGATCAGCCGCACAAGTCTTTTGCAAccaaaaccaaaaaaaaaagacaacTTGCCGGAAAATTCGAAAAATTTCGTCGATTTCAGAGTCGCCTGGGAAGAGAGGTTGACGAGTGGCCATTTCCGCAATGATACAGCCAACGGACCACATGTCAATAGCGGTAGAGTAATGCCTTGAGCCGAGGAGAATTTCGGGGGCTCGGTACCACAATGTCACAACCTGCCCGTACATGAGCATCCATACACACACATCGCCACCACCAAACTGTTTGATGGGAGtaggaaaaaaaaaaaaaaaaagaccTACTTCGTGAGTATAAGTACGCAGGGGGATACCAAACGCCCTGGCCAAACCGAAATCACCAATCTTGAGATCACCAGCTTTGTTGATCAACAGATTTTGAGGTTTGAGATCTCGATGAAGGATACGGCGGCCGTGGCAAAAGTAGAGACCTTTGACGAGTTGGTAAGAGAATTTCTGTTACGGAAGCCCAAAAGGTCAGCCAGCGGCCGGTGTATCAAGAGAGTCGGTAAAGAAACAAGAGGATTTTACCTTGACCATATCAAGACCGAGACCTTCATTTTCACCAATGGTATCCATATACTTTTTCAAATCCATATCAAGAAACTCAAACACGAGGTAGAGCTTTGCTTCCGAATGCACAATATCCAACAATCTAAACATTCAGTGTTTCAGATTTTGTTTGCACCTAAAAGTTTTGCTTGCGACTCACTTGACAATATTGTCGTCTTGGTTCAACTCTTTCAACAAACTGATTTCTCTGATAGAGGTGCTTGGCacaccttcatcttctgcttcAAGACGAATCCTCTTGAGGGCGACAATGTTGCCCGTGTCGAGATCTTTGGCCTTGAACACGACGCCATACGTACCTGTTTTTATATTTATTTTTTTAAATCATCATTTAGAAATCCATTTGGAAAGGCTGTGAATAACACGCAACGTAACCGACATACCTTCTCCGACCTTTTCAATCTTTTTGTACTTGTTGTCAAGACACATGGTTTTTGATCGTGTGTTGAGTCAGGGGAGTTTTGGTTGTTTGGATTCGTTGCTAAATCTCACGTCGACGATTGCTGGTGGGCAGTACAGAATCAGTATGCGGGCTTGGAGAGATGGACGTGGGTTATAAAAGGAGCAGGGTAAGTCGATGTATATGTGTGTGAGGGAGAGATAAGAGTAGAAAGTGAAGGAGTaggagatgaaaatgggGGTTGTTATAGTTTATCTGACAGGCCTAGTTCCAACGGGACAAGTTTCCCCCCGAAACCCTGTTGTTGACGCGTCGCGTGATTTGGTTCCGCGCAGCCAGTCGTTTATACACAAACGTAACGACAAGTAACGACGTTTCTCGCCAACTACTGACAGTCATCTATGAAAACAAATGTCAGTCCGGTACGCCTGCTCGCATCTCGATACACCGGCACCACCTCTCCCGCCAACGTACCCATCAAGTCattcatccttcttcccgaTCGAACAGCTTTATTTCTGTGAAGAATGTGATGCTCTTCGGTGTGATCTCTGTGTCGGCGTGGAAGTTGCCAGTTACTTTTGTCCAAATTGTCTCTTTGACGTCCCAGGCGCCAACGTAAGGGGCGATAAGAACAGGTGGGTCAGCTCATGTTGTGGGATCTCGTTTTGTATTGACTGGGATCGAAACGTAGATGCGCGAGATCATGTTTCTCGTGTCCTCAATGTTCATCTAGTTTATCAGTACAAGCGTCTGATCCACCTCTTGACGATGGTAGAATCTCTGGACATGAAGCGGAAGCAGCATCACCTGCTGGACCTCTGTATCTTCTCGTTTGTCCCGGGTGTAGGTGGTCGAGTAAACAGATTGGTTGGGCGTTTGAAAAACCCACCGGTATTGCCCGTACgtcctctctctttttaTTATGATTCTGATCTTGACACGATTGAAATGAATTCATAGTGCAACTCCAAAAAACATGGACATACCCTGAACAAGTCGTACAGGAATTTGATCATATCAAAGATCATCTCGAGTCGTATATTCTGTCTTCTACTACTACAACTGCCAGCACTACGACGACGAGTGCTGGGACGACGCCGCATCGAGCGAGGATGCCTTCCCGCCATATTTCACATCTAACGCAGATGGCGGCCAAAGCGTTGAATCGGCCTGTCCACGGTATTCATGGACATGCTGTTTGTAAAAGACCACCTGGCGgagggcaagggcgagTGCCAAgaggggagagggagaaggtgGGGTGGGACGAGTTGGAGGTGTACGAGTCGAAAGCGGATTGGCGGGAGGCGGGATTGGCCAaggggatggaggatgtggaagCGATCAAGTTGGTGGAACGAGCGGGGTGGGAAGGTGTGGCTGCGTTGGATAGGCGTTGGGATAAGAGCTGGGAATGTGGCCGGATGTCGAGGTAGGGTTTCCCGGAATTTATCATGTCACGATGTGGATTGACGGGTTGGCAGATCATCGTTACCGCAAAGGATTCCGCTCAGGACGAAACTCACTAAACGATGTCCGGAGCCTAGCTGTCGTCATTTACTTGTTCAGCCGGATACGAAAAGTGTGCGTATGAAGATCAAGATGGTGGCGATTAATTATCTGCCGATTGTGGAAATCGGTCGACGACGACggcagcggcggcggcgggGTGGACACGAGGGGGAAAAAGAGCAAGGACGGGACGGTCCGCTTGTGGCCGGTGAAACATACACGTTTCAACTCGCGCTCACCAACCCGCTCTACGATCCGATCCAAATCCGACTGACACAACCTCCCGTTCCGAAACATGCGCCGCGGGCGAATTGTGGGGTACGCATCGTGACGCAGCATTTTACGTGTAACGCCGCAAAGGATGCGTGGGCGtatgatgaggatgtagATGGAAGtggggatgaggatgagggtgTGGATGCACGGCCGAGTGTGCTTGCGGGGGCTGGCAGCTCGCGTGATAAACGTCGAGAACCGGGAGTAGAGAAAACGGGAAATATCTCAAAAGTCCCGATAGAGGTGGATATCTCTGAGACGGGACGGGGGGATGTAGAGTTTGATTTGGAAGTGCGATTTACGTATCGGGTCGAGGGAGAGGGGATGCCGGGGAGAaaagggagggaagagtACAAGCATTTTACATTTTGGGTGAGAGTGAACCTCGGGGAGGTGTAGATAACAAGTTGCCTCCACCTCTACGTGCGCGCGTCGATATGTATGTTGTGCATTTCTACTTTTCCTGATTCTACCTCTGTAGAGTTTACCATGTCGCAGACTGTCGCATTTACGCCGCAGTATCAACAGCCGTTTACGCTCCAAGAGGCTATGAATCTGGAGCTGGATAGCCTGATTGCGGGCAAGTCTGGCAGTGCATGGATTGAAAAGGTTGTGTGACTGACGGAGAGTGTAGAGGTGAACCGGCTGATCAACTCTATCCAACACCTCTACTCTACACAAGACGAGCTGCAGGCATTCATACAGTCTGAAGCTGGACGTGAAGATCCAGAGTGCGAGCAGGCAGCGTGCGAGGCATACCGGGAGAACGAAGAGCTGATGTAGGTGTATGAGTAGGTGTATGAAATATTCGAGGCTGATATGCGGAGGAGACCGCTTCAGAGCGAGCGAGTTGCGCTTCTATGTGCGGCGGTGGTGAACAAGGTGGGGGGGGATGTGGCGgtggggggggggggggggggtgGGGGGTGGGGGAGTGCGGGTGCGGGCAGGGGATGTGGTGGAGAGATATATGGGGGGCGGGGGGGGAGTGCGTGAGTGGTGGCTGGGGGGGGGCCTGCATCTGTGAATTGATCCCGTGTTTATGCATTTATTCGTACTCTACTCTACATCTCTACTCCCCCCCATGTCACATCCCCCCCCCTCAGCCAACTCCCTCCACGAACGCGCCTATTCGCACGGCACTGACTCTGGCTCCAGTGGCAGCCGCTACTCCAACGCTGACTACAGCACGCCTATCGCTGACACACAGTCGTCCTCTATCTCTATCGCACAACTCACAGAGTTACTCGGTGGCGCAATTGACGAGATTGGACTTATTGACTCGAGAGATACACCACCGCCCACGGTCAGTGAACCGAGTAAACTAGAGGCAAAGGCGAATGGGCTAGAGCCAGCGACAAAAGTCGTCAGCGACGCACCTATAGCGTCCATATCCACCCTAAAATCGCATAAATCAGCAGGCCGCCGGGCGTTGGCGTATGCCCGCGCGATCCATGAGATTGCATGCACAGAAACGGGTTTGAAAGAATGGTGTGCAGCAGCTGCACACCATtcaccatctccatctccgtTTGAATATACGCCGCACCC
Proteins encoded in this region:
- a CDS encoding 4-hydroxybenzoate polyprenyl transferase, which codes for MLLLSRTRLFPRAHLSSLSLPVLLRQRVLTTSAIRRVSHPPVTRVSTELVQPKEQQQLPVPAPTVFDKILPQWAQGAKPYLYLTRLDKPIGSLLLYWPCAWSITMASTVHHLPPTTPLFYMSLFAVGAVIMRGAGCTINDMWDWKMDAKVERTKTRPLAAGDVTQFGALTFLGAQLTAGLAVLTQLNWYSIALGASSLGLVVIYPFMKRITYFPQVVLGFAFNWGALLGWSAVAGAVDWTIATPMYLGGAAWCVAYDIIYAHQDKKDDVIAGVKSMALRFPDTSRQVISTLSASFVSLLTFTGYMAGLGPLYYLISCGGAAAHLAWQCLTVNFDSRPDCWRKFSSNGWLGGLIWSGIAADYVQQVMFGVPA